The segment ACCGTTGCAGTGCAATTGAGGGCATATCATTGCGAATGTGAGTATCATCAGCAAATACACCCATAGTGAAATAATGGAAAATGTCAAAATACTGCAACTTAATGAGTGCTCCTTGATAAAAATTACCAGTCAAAAGTCCAATAATAATAGTATCGTAGTGAGTCAGTGCTTGTAGCAATTCACGAATTCCAGGTAAAAGAATTGCATCAGATTGCGGCATGATTTCTTCTAAATATCGGAAATAACGATATTTGAAGTTTTCAATGTGTGCAAAGATTGTTTCTTGGGATATTCCATAAGGCATCAATGATTGCATCAATATCAGAGGATCAGTGCGTCCCTGAAAATTAACAGTATCCATATGGCCTGCGGTGCCGTAAACTTCAATAGCAGCTTTTACCATTGCCTGCTTGCCAGCACCATTAGTCTTCAGCAGCGTGCCATCTATGTCAAAAAGTAAAGCTTTTATGACTTTTTCTCCTCGTAAAAATTAATTTTTAAAAAACGCTCTTTTGCTTCACGTGGAGCAGGATCAAACAGCATTGCAATACCTAACCCCGGAAGCAATGAAAGTGTGTACAACCAAATTGCAAGGCGTATTGTAAAAGGGCGAGTTGGTATTTCAAATATCAGGACAATTAAAATTGCAATTATCATAGCAAAAAACATTCCTAATACAGGTGTTCGAGGTAACATGGCAGATATCCTTTTCCAAATTTAATTATTCTTATTTAATGACAATTTAATGACA is part of the Spirochaetota bacterium genome and harbors:
- a CDS encoding HAD hydrolase-like protein, which produces MDGTLLKTNGAGKQAMVKAAIEVYGTAGHMDTVNFQGRTDPLILMQSLMPYGISQETIFAHIENFKYRYFRYLEEIMPQSDAILLPGIRELLQALTHYDTIIIGLLTGNFYQGALIKLQYFDIFHYFTMGVFADDTHIRNDMPSIALQRLHSLTGRNFAPEDLIIIGDTIYDIECGKTAGAVTVAVATGWTDAKTLLSHKPDYFFNDLSNTNSFFDTIKELSDSIKLTVE